The following proteins are encoded in a genomic region of Gimesia algae:
- a CDS encoding CinA family protein, whose translation MLPEYLMQVARQVKSALVQHDQRLVLAESCTGGLVATLMTSIPGISEHFCGSAVVYRWDTKMKWLGVQQETLDKYTDVSIETAREMAMGVLKQTPEATLSASITGHLGPDAPAYQDGVICIGLARIGREVARSESELIQAESYQCDELLTRLDLGAKTDLHWTRRQQRQFAAAHQLLNLISATAEP comes from the coding sequence ATGTTACCCGAATATTTGATGCAGGTTGCAAGGCAGGTCAAGTCAGCACTGGTGCAACACGATCAGAGACTGGTACTTGCAGAAAGTTGTACTGGCGGTCTGGTCGCCACGCTTATGACCAGCATCCCCGGGATTTCAGAACACTTTTGTGGCTCTGCTGTGGTCTACCGCTGGGATACAAAAATGAAATGGCTGGGAGTGCAGCAGGAGACGCTCGATAAATATACGGACGTGAGTATTGAAACCGCCCGTGAAATGGCTATGGGTGTGCTGAAACAGACTCCAGAAGCAACTCTGTCCGCCTCGATTACGGGGCATCTGGGGCCAGACGCTCCTGCTTATCAGGATGGTGTTATCTGTATCGGTCTCGCTCGAATCGGTCGAGAAGTCGCTCGGTCAGAGTCGGAATTGATACAGGCTGAAAGCTATCAATGCGACGAATTGCTCACAAGACTGGATCTGGGCGCGAAAACCGATCTGCATTGGACGCGCAGACAGCAACGTCAGTTTGCCGCCGCTCATCAACTTCTGAATCTAATTTCAGCGACAGCAGAACCGTAA
- the trmB gene encoding tRNA (guanosine(46)-N7)-methyltransferase TrmB yields the protein MSSSKPTRDLRPYFQTLEDLEGPFQWENFFGNDQPVVLDVGAGRGLFLFNASGEHPEKNFLGMEIDYKEGRRAATRLLKAERPNARMLGGDARIAFDKFIPDSSISEVHVYFPDPWWKKRHHKRRIFTDVFVSRITKALKHEGQLHFWTDVEEYFDRVTNLMDHASQFIRREPPEENLPEHDMDFQTSFERKKRREGWQIHRGLWELQKPAES from the coding sequence ATGTCGAGTTCCAAACCAACCCGTGACCTGCGCCCCTACTTTCAAACGCTTGAAGATCTGGAAGGTCCCTTCCAGTGGGAAAATTTCTTTGGAAATGACCAGCCTGTTGTCCTGGATGTCGGCGCGGGTCGTGGATTGTTCCTGTTCAATGCCAGTGGAGAACACCCGGAAAAAAATTTCCTGGGTATGGAAATTGATTATAAGGAAGGAAGGCGAGCAGCGACCCGATTGCTGAAAGCCGAGCGACCTAATGCCCGCATGCTGGGTGGAGATGCCAGAATTGCCTTTGACAAATTCATACCAGATTCGTCAATCTCTGAGGTTCATGTTTACTTTCCCGACCCCTGGTGGAAGAAGCGTCATCACAAACGAAGGATCTTTACGGATGTGTTTGTCAGTCGTATCACCAAAGCCTTAAAGCATGAAGGCCAACTTCACTTCTGGACCGATGTGGAAGAGTATTTTGATCGTGTTACGAACCTCATGGATCATGCCAGCCAGTTTATCCGCCGTGAACCACCCGAAGAAAATCTGCCGGAACACGATATGGACTTCCAGACCAGCTTCGAAAGAAAAAAACGCAGAGAAGGCTGGCAAATTCATAGAGGACTCTGGGAACTGCAGAAACCTGCTGAGTCCTGA
- a CDS encoding TAXI family TRAP transporter solute-binding subunit has protein sequence MKRSMIKVLLVMLLIFLPVILHQTYRWLTALPDQITIAAGHPEGRYYSMALELKGLLEEQLGTKVIIQQTKGSLENLELLRSGKVDLGFYQPGAEYVLKGFQAEPEKAGAQKQSEIDRIGFIANLYSQVVHVVVPVESEIKKLGDLKGHRIALGEQGSGDLAASLPLLRHAQLSLDEMTPAYLSYEEIEEQFNQKQLDAAIMTVGIEAPVLHELLDTGKYRILEIPYIDALIRKETHFDKYQIPAGMFRRVDPVVPPQDLQTVACGAHLLARESVSDDLVSGVTSIILHQDFSKQLQLNELIEGGNSFARDSQGFPLHVGADHIYNPELKPFLNSEFVEVTEGMRSFIVSMLIATYLLWRQIQKRREKAKEHKLDRYIRQLLAIENKQMKLDGNQHSDGPALQILLDEVTALRQENLKQFSAHELNEDRATDAFLEMCHALSDKINAKLLGWKIDRLGEKINKSPES, from the coding sequence ATGAAGCGGTCTATGATCAAAGTTCTGCTGGTCATGCTATTGATATTTTTACCCGTAATATTACATCAGACTTATCGCTGGCTGACGGCTTTACCAGACCAGATCACCATTGCAGCCGGCCATCCAGAGGGACGGTATTACAGCATGGCGCTGGAGCTGAAAGGCCTGCTGGAAGAGCAACTTGGAACGAAAGTAATTATTCAACAGACGAAAGGGTCGCTGGAAAATCTGGAGTTACTGAGAAGTGGAAAGGTTGATCTGGGTTTCTATCAGCCAGGGGCAGAGTATGTGCTGAAGGGATTTCAAGCGGAGCCTGAAAAAGCCGGAGCCCAAAAGCAGTCGGAAATTGATCGCATCGGTTTTATCGCAAATCTTTATTCACAGGTTGTACATGTGGTCGTACCTGTTGAATCCGAGATCAAAAAGCTGGGTGATCTGAAGGGGCATCGGATTGCCCTGGGGGAACAGGGATCGGGAGACCTTGCCGCCAGTCTGCCTCTTTTGCGGCATGCGCAACTCAGTCTGGATGAGATGACCCCCGCTTACCTGTCTTATGAAGAAATTGAGGAGCAGTTCAATCAAAAACAACTGGATGCAGCCATTATGACCGTTGGGATCGAGGCACCTGTTCTGCATGAATTGCTCGATACTGGAAAATATCGGATTCTGGAAATTCCTTATATCGATGCCCTGATCCGCAAAGAAACCCATTTTGACAAGTATCAAATCCCAGCCGGAATGTTCCGCCGGGTAGATCCAGTAGTGCCACCTCAAGACCTGCAAACGGTAGCCTGTGGCGCACATCTGCTTGCCCGTGAGTCGGTTTCTGATGATCTGGTTTCGGGAGTGACGTCCATTATTTTACATCAGGATTTTTCAAAGCAGTTACAACTGAATGAATTGATCGAGGGGGGAAATTCCTTTGCCCGGGATAGTCAGGGATTTCCACTGCATGTGGGGGCAGATCATATCTATAATCCCGAACTGAAGCCCTTTCTGAATTCGGAGTTTGTTGAAGTTACTGAAGGAATGCGATCGTTTATCGTTTCGATGCTGATCGCGACATACCTCCTGTGGCGCCAGATTCAGAAACGACGTGAAAAAGCCAAAGAACATAAACTGGATCGCTACATCAGACAGCTGCTTGCGATAGAGAATAAACAGATGAAACTGGATGGGAATCAGCATTCAGATGGTCCGGCGTTACAAATACTTCTAGACGAGGTCACCGCCTTACGCCAGGAGAATTTGAAACAGTTTTCTGCACATGAACTGAATGAAGATCGGGCAACCGATGCTTTTCTGGAGATGTGTCATGCTTTAAGTGACAAAATTAATGCCAAGCTGCTGGGCTGGAAAATTGATCGGCTGGGTGAGAAAATAAACAAAAGTCCTGAATCTTAA
- the serA gene encoding phosphoglycerate dehydrogenase, with protein sequence MYRVLITDNLSPAGLKILEDNPEIEVDIRSGLSPEEVREALKSADGIIIRSATKLTEEILKDQPRLKAIVRAGVGVDNIDRAAATREGIVVMNTPAGNTTSTAEQTIALMMALARNIGPAYATMKEGKWERKKLTGTQVAGKTLAIIGLGRIGLSVAQRAQGLEMKVIGYDPFMSSERAAEYGIELYKEVDELVKYCDFLTVHTPLTDETRDLINAERIATMRPGVRIINCARGGIVNEDDLADALESGKVAGAACDVFTQEPPENRRLINAPNMLATPHLGASTDEAQEMVALEAAEIITDFLTKNEIRHAINMIPVSGAEMADLKPHIELGHRLGLFLSQQTKGSLKSVQLQYRGEVADKQTKLITSSFAAGLLSNAFEAEINIVNATVFAKERGIEISESKSTEAGTLSTLITATVETEDGKCSAAGTIFGQDFLRLTRLDEFYLDGYLDGNLLIYRHHDVPGLIGYIGTVLGNHNVNIAHMALGRLQNQPGGEAIAVLNVDGEVPDAAIAEVSSHKDVSCVKLIKMPPATAPLSWLQ encoded by the coding sequence ATGTACCGAGTCCTGATCACGGACAATCTTTCGCCAGCCGGTCTCAAAATTCTCGAAGATAACCCGGAAATCGAAGTGGATATTCGTTCCGGCTTATCGCCAGAAGAAGTACGGGAAGCACTCAAGTCGGCAGATGGTATTATCATCCGCAGCGCGACAAAACTCACCGAAGAAATCCTGAAAGACCAGCCCCGGCTCAAAGCGATTGTGCGAGCCGGAGTGGGAGTCGACAATATCGATCGTGCCGCAGCCACGCGGGAAGGGATTGTCGTCATGAACACACCGGCCGGGAATACCACCAGTACGGCCGAGCAGACAATCGCCCTTATGATGGCGCTGGCCCGGAACATCGGCCCCGCGTATGCCACCATGAAGGAAGGCAAGTGGGAACGCAAAAAACTGACGGGAACCCAGGTTGCCGGCAAAACCCTGGCGATTATCGGACTGGGACGTATTGGTCTCTCTGTTGCACAACGTGCTCAGGGACTGGAAATGAAAGTCATCGGCTACGATCCTTTCATGTCATCAGAGCGTGCAGCCGAGTATGGTATTGAACTTTATAAGGAAGTCGATGAACTGGTTAAGTATTGTGACTTTCTGACAGTTCACACTCCTCTGACCGATGAAACACGTGATCTGATTAACGCCGAACGCATCGCCACGATGCGTCCCGGTGTGCGAATCATCAACTGTGCCCGCGGTGGTATTGTCAACGAAGACGATCTGGCAGATGCCTTGGAATCCGGAAAAGTCGCCGGTGCCGCCTGTGACGTATTCACTCAGGAACCACCCGAAAACCGCCGTCTGATCAACGCGCCGAATATGCTCGCGACGCCCCACCTGGGTGCTTCGACTGATGAGGCTCAGGAAATGGTGGCTCTGGAAGCAGCGGAGATTATCACTGACTTCCTGACCAAAAATGAAATCCGACATGCCATCAACATGATTCCCGTTTCAGGTGCCGAGATGGCTGACCTGAAACCACATATTGAACTGGGACACCGGCTGGGACTGTTTTTATCGCAACAAACCAAAGGCAGCCTGAAAAGTGTCCAGCTCCAGTATCGAGGTGAGGTAGCTGACAAACAGACCAAACTGATTACATCCAGCTTTGCAGCCGGACTGCTATCCAATGCCTTTGAAGCAGAGATCAATATCGTCAACGCAACGGTATTTGCCAAAGAACGTGGCATTGAGATTTCCGAATCAAAATCAACTGAAGCCGGCACACTTTCCACTTTGATTACCGCAACCGTCGAAACGGAAGATGGAAAATGCTCTGCCGCGGGTACCATCTTCGGTCAGGACTTCCTGCGTCTGACTCGACTGGATGAGTTCTACCTGGATGGCTACCTGGACGGAAATCTGTTAATTTACCGACATCATGATGTCCCCGGACTGATTGGTTACATTGGCACGGTTCTGGGCAATCACAATGTCAATATCGCCCATATGGCATTAGGACGTCTGCAGAATCAACCTGGCGGTGAGGCGATTGCTGTTTTGAATGTGGATGGTGAAGTTCCTGATGCAGCCATCGCAGAAGTCTCCAGCCACAAAGACGTTTCCTGCGTCAAGCTGATTAAAATGCCCCCGGCGACCGCACCATTGTCCTGGTTGCAGTAA
- a CDS encoding HNH endonuclease gives MISATTRKAQSSAMQASVLALNKTYSPVHVISAKRAFCLLSKDIAEVISVEDGSFMNYDFGSWIEISELRAEFNERNELEDWILSVNFEIQVPRVVRLLRYDRIPNNTIKFNRRNIFIRDSYRCQYCQKKFSVKQLSLDHVIPRSHGGGMSWENIVSACRRCNTKKGGRTPSQAGMKLFQKPAKPSRNPVLLQQVKQAKYECWKNFVGSKELLTCD, from the coding sequence ATGATTTCAGCAACGACCAGAAAAGCACAGTCCAGTGCCATGCAGGCGAGTGTATTGGCACTGAACAAGACTTACTCGCCAGTTCACGTGATCTCTGCAAAAAGGGCCTTCTGCCTGCTGAGTAAAGATATTGCAGAAGTCATCAGCGTGGAAGACGGCAGTTTCATGAATTACGACTTCGGTTCCTGGATTGAAATCAGCGAGCTGAGAGCCGAATTTAATGAGCGGAATGAACTGGAAGACTGGATTCTGTCAGTTAATTTTGAAATTCAAGTGCCTCGAGTTGTCCGCCTGCTCCGCTATGACCGGATCCCCAATAACACCATCAAGTTCAATCGTCGCAATATTTTCATTCGAGACAGCTATCGCTGCCAGTACTGTCAGAAAAAGTTCAGCGTCAAACAACTTAGTCTGGATCATGTGATCCCCCGTTCGCACGGAGGTGGTATGAGCTGGGAAAATATTGTCAGTGCCTGCAGACGATGTAACACGAAAAAGGGTGGACGCACTCCTTCCCAGGCGGGGATGAAACTGTTCCAGAAACCAGCCAAGCCCAGCCGTAATCCTGTTTTACTCCAACAAGTAAAACAGGCAAAATATGAGTGCTGGAAAAATTTTGTAGGCTCGAAAGAACTTCTTACCTGTGACTGA
- a CDS encoding homoserine dehydrogenase, whose protein sequence is MSSSPLNVAIIGMGTVGSGVAKILLDRAEQMTTRAGRPIQLKKAVVRDLSRPRNVDLPAEVLTDSIDAVLHDESIDVVIQLIGGIDPAYDIMLRALESGKDVVTANKALLCEKGESLFRRARELGRCICFEAAVAGGVPLIETVTQAMTANQITSIEAILNGTSNYILTEMFSHNVSYDDAVKSAQEIGYAEADPAMDVDGTDAAQKLGILVQLALGIKVGLNQFLRQGIDCLSLADLQYAAELGYTVKLLAVAKLLDGQLEMHAQPTLIRNDNPLAHVEDAYNKIALEGDAVGKVWLSGMGAGQMATASAVVANVVDIAVGRAALTFPRLDLWNPREGIKIMPREEISRRYFLRLNVEDRPHVLADITNVLGDHEISIASLVQHEAPEVDPSEEFSIVPLVIMTHRTTEGRFQAASRELDELDCIRSPFVRMPVND, encoded by the coding sequence ATGTCGTCTTCTCCGTTAAACGTAGCCATTATCGGTATGGGAACCGTAGGCAGTGGTGTTGCTAAAATACTGCTGGATCGTGCCGAACAAATGACGACTCGTGCTGGACGACCGATTCAACTCAAAAAGGCTGTGGTACGGGATCTGTCCCGCCCGAGAAACGTTGATCTGCCAGCGGAAGTATTGACTGACAGTATCGATGCCGTCCTCCACGATGAATCCATTGATGTCGTCATTCAGCTGATTGGTGGGATCGACCCTGCGTATGACATCATGTTACGCGCCCTCGAAAGTGGCAAAGACGTGGTGACAGCGAATAAAGCACTCCTTTGTGAAAAGGGAGAAAGTCTGTTTCGACGCGCCCGGGAGTTGGGACGCTGTATCTGCTTCGAAGCGGCCGTCGCTGGTGGAGTGCCTCTCATTGAGACCGTCACCCAGGCAATGACAGCCAACCAGATCACTTCCATCGAGGCCATCCTCAACGGGACCAGCAATTACATACTGACAGAGATGTTTTCTCACAATGTGAGTTACGATGATGCTGTAAAAAGCGCGCAGGAAATCGGTTATGCTGAAGCCGATCCAGCCATGGACGTCGATGGGACAGACGCTGCTCAAAAACTGGGAATTCTAGTGCAACTGGCGTTGGGAATCAAAGTTGGCCTGAATCAGTTTCTGCGTCAGGGAATCGACTGCCTGTCGCTGGCGGATTTACAGTACGCCGCAGAGTTAGGTTATACCGTAAAGTTATTGGCCGTCGCCAAGTTATTGGATGGCCAGCTGGAAATGCATGCCCAGCCAACGTTGATCCGGAATGATAACCCACTGGCCCATGTAGAAGATGCCTACAATAAAATCGCCCTCGAAGGTGACGCTGTCGGCAAGGTCTGGCTGTCAGGCATGGGAGCAGGTCAGATGGCGACGGCTTCTGCTGTCGTCGCGAACGTGGTTGATATTGCCGTCGGTAGAGCTGCTTTGACATTTCCCCGACTTGATCTCTGGAACCCTCGCGAGGGAATCAAGATTATGCCGCGCGAGGAAATTTCCCGTCGCTACTTCCTGCGTTTAAACGTGGAAGATCGCCCCCATGTATTAGCCGACATTACGAACGTATTAGGCGACCATGAGATCAGCATCGCCAGCCTGGTTCAGCATGAAGCCCCGGAAGTCGATCCCTCTGAAGAATTCTCGATCGTACCATTGGTGATTATGACCCATCGTACGACGGAAGGTCGCTTTCAGGCCGCCAGCAGGGAGCTGGATGAGCTGGACTGCATCCGGTCTCCCTTTGTGCGCATGCCGGTCAACGACTGA
- a CDS encoding peptidylprolyl isomerase, with amino-acid sequence MLRLSLLALSLVVLCCVGCSGEVPTEAGKDAPPSAENYQVLLETTKGNIKLEVHPDWSPKGAERFKELVKMGFYNDTAFFRVLDGFMAQIGINGDPELHAKWRDNNIMDDPVVESNKRGYVSFAKTGMPNSRSTQFFINYGDNSNLDGMGFSPFAKVVEGMDVVDSLYNEYGEGAPQGTGPDQMKLVAEGNTYLKKEFPMLDYIKKATIVGDEPTKAKEKPEAKPDSEKPAEKAEQKSEAPAVEKKEDAAVKPATKE; translated from the coding sequence ATGTTACGTCTTAGTTTACTGGCGTTGAGCCTGGTTGTGTTGTGTTGTGTTGGGTGTTCTGGCGAAGTTCCTACCGAAGCTGGAAAAGATGCTCCTCCCAGCGCCGAGAATTATCAGGTACTTCTGGAGACAACCAAAGGGAATATTAAACTGGAAGTGCATCCGGACTGGTCCCCCAAGGGAGCAGAACGATTCAAAGAACTCGTTAAAATGGGTTTTTATAATGACACGGCATTCTTTCGTGTCCTTGACGGATTCATGGCGCAGATTGGCATCAATGGTGATCCGGAACTGCATGCCAAGTGGCGTGACAACAATATCATGGATGATCCTGTAGTAGAATCGAACAAACGTGGTTATGTATCCTTCGCCAAAACAGGAATGCCCAACTCACGATCCACACAGTTTTTCATTAACTATGGGGATAATTCCAATCTGGATGGAATGGGCTTTTCTCCGTTCGCCAAAGTGGTCGAGGGTATGGATGTCGTAGATTCACTTTATAACGAGTATGGAGAAGGTGCGCCCCAGGGGACCGGACCCGACCAGATGAAATTAGTCGCCGAGGGAAACACGTATCTGAAAAAAGAATTTCCCATGCTGGACTACATCAAAAAGGCAACCATTGTGGGCGACGAACCAACTAAAGCTAAAGAGAAACCAGAAGCCAAACCTGATTCTGAAAAGCCGGCTGAGAAAGCAGAGCAAAAATCTGAAGCACCCGCCGTTGAAAAGAAAGAGGATGCGGCTGTAAAACCAGCTACGAAAGAGTAG